The following nucleotide sequence is from Pseudomonas sp. S09G 359.
ACCTGGCGGCGAGCTTCTTCACCATCGACCTGGCCGGCATGCGCTCGGAGCTGGAACAAATGCCGTGGATCGCCCACGCCGAAGTCCGCCGCGTATGGCCGGACCAGGTGACGATCCGCCTGGAAGAACAACTGCCCGTGGCCCGTTGGGGCGATGAAGCGCTGTTGAACAACCAGGGCCAGGCGTTCACCCCGCGTGAGCTGGCCAACTACGAGCACCTGCCGCAGCTGTTCGGGCCGCAGCGGGCGCAACAGCAAGTGATGCAGCAGTACCAGGCCTTGAGCCAGATGCTGCGGCCACTGGGTTTCTCCATTGCGCGCCTGGAATTGCGTGAACGGGGCAGCTGGTTTTTGACCACCGGGGCAGGCAGTTCCGGCCCGGGCATCCAGTTGTTGCTGGGACGCGACCGCTTGGTGGAAAAGATGCGCCGCTTCATCGCCATCTATGACAAGACCTTGAAAGAACAGATTACGAACATTGCGAGCGTCGACCTGCGTTACGCCAACGGCCTTGCCGTCGGCTGGCGTGAACCGGCTGCGCCCACGGCAGCGCAACCCGCTGTCGCGAAGAATTAAGAAGAGGCAGGACCCATGGCAAACGTGCAAAGCGGCAAAATGATCGTCGGTCTCGATATCGGCACCTCCAAGGTGGTGGCGCTGGTGGGTGAGGTCGGGGAAGACGGCGTAATCGAGATCGTCGGTATTGGCACGCATCCGTCCCGGGGCCTGAAGAAGGGCGTGGTGGTGAACATCGAGTCCACCGTGCAATCGATCCAGCGCGCCATCGAAGAAGCGCAGCTGATGGCCGGTT
It contains:
- a CDS encoding cell division protein FtsQ/DivIB is translated as MNGASLRHQQPPAPGRKPVPRGASRMVAKEPMSARLPKANFGFLKALFWPVLLVVLGFGTYEGAQRLLPYADRPITKISVQGDLSYISQQAVQQRIGPYLAASFFTIDLAGMRSELEQMPWIAHAEVRRVWPDQVTIRLEEQLPVARWGDEALLNNQGQAFTPRELANYEHLPQLFGPQRAQQQVMQQYQALSQMLRPLGFSIARLELRERGSWFLTTGAGSSGPGIQLLLGRDRLVEKMRRFIAIYDKTLKEQITNIASVDLRYANGLAVGWREPAAPTAAQPAVAKN